Proteins found in one Lentisphaera araneosa HTCC2155 genomic segment:
- a CDS encoding MotA/TolQ/ExbB proton channel family protein, translating into MLNNTLKYTLASLALSMSAFAQEAAEAGGEAAAQNTTAGFKEIIFGGGAVGIFIWVLILLCSLGMLAFIIDSVLILNREKILPAHLQDAVEDSLNDGDLESAIAACEETPSPLANILLAAFANIAEGYDVIQDSVSSAADLENEKILQRINYLNVFGQMGPMLGLLGTVSGMVGAFAGLANKTGAAKATFLANQISIALWTTVAGLLISIPALLGYTLARNAAIKITIETQSTVLDLIKKLKDAEVDDEEYEDEEYE; encoded by the coding sequence ATGTTAAACAACACACTAAAGTACACTCTCGCATCACTAGCCCTTTCGATGAGCGCTTTTGCACAAGAAGCCGCAGAAGCTGGTGGCGAAGCAGCTGCTCAAAATACAACAGCAGGTTTTAAAGAAATTATTTTTGGTGGCGGTGCCGTAGGTATCTTCATTTGGGTACTTATCTTACTCTGTTCACTCGGTATGCTCGCCTTTATCATCGACTCTGTCCTTATCTTAAATCGCGAAAAAATTCTTCCTGCACATCTTCAAGATGCTGTAGAAGACTCACTTAACGACGGTGACCTAGAATCCGCTATTGCCGCTTGTGAAGAAACTCCTAGCCCCCTTGCAAACATTCTCCTTGCTGCTTTTGCAAATATCGCAGAGGGTTACGATGTTATCCAAGATTCAGTTTCATCTGCTGCAGATTTAGAAAACGAAAAAATCCTTCAACGTATCAACTATTTAAACGTATTTGGTCAAATGGGTCCAATGTTAGGTCTACTAGGTACAGTATCTGGTATGGTTGGCGCTTTTGCGGGTCTTGCAAATAAAACTGGTGCTGCTAAAGCAACTTTCCTTGCAAACCAAATTTCAATCGCACTATGGACAACTGTTGCTGGTCTCTTGATTTCAATCCCAGCCTTACTCGGCTACACACTTGCTCGTAACGCCGCAATCAAAATCACTATCGAAACTCAGTCTACCGTTCTTGACCTCATTAAAAAGCTGAAAGATGCTGAAGTAGATGACGAAGAATACGAAGACGAAGAATACGAGTAA
- a CDS encoding thioredoxin family protein, with translation MKKIFLFIMIAVSTTLFAKNAPSFELKDSTGKTHSLSDYKDKIVVLEFVNYSCPFVKKHYDASGNIPSLQKAYKDKGVIWLSVCSSAEGKQGNFSASELTKLHAKNGAQPSAYLIDDSGVVGKAYGAKVTPHIFIIDKSGSLVYQGGIDSKKSTKAGDIASAEPYVKNALNELLAGKPVSTTKTKAYGCGIKYVK, from the coding sequence ATGAAAAAAATATTTTTATTCATCATGATAGCAGTAAGCACTACTCTATTTGCAAAGAATGCCCCAAGCTTCGAACTAAAAGATAGCACTGGAAAAACTCATAGCTTATCTGATTATAAAGATAAAATTGTCGTTTTAGAATTTGTGAACTATTCATGCCCTTTCGTAAAAAAACATTACGATGCGTCCGGAAACATCCCCTCGCTCCAAAAAGCCTACAAAGATAAAGGTGTTATTTGGTTATCTGTCTGCTCATCTGCAGAAGGTAAACAAGGCAACTTTTCCGCCAGTGAGCTAACTAAACTCCATGCAAAAAATGGTGCACAACCTAGCGCTTACTTAATTGATGATAGTGGCGTTGTCGGCAAAGCCTACGGAGCAAAAGTCACACCTCATATTTTCATTATTGATAAATCGGGCTCACTTGTTTATCAAGGAGGAATCGATAGTAAAAAAAGCACTAAAGCAGGTGACATCGCTTCTGCTGAACCTTACGTAAAAAACGCCCTCAATGAGCTATTAGCCGGCAAGCCCGTTTCCACCACCAAAACTAAAGCCTACGGCTGTGGTATTAAATACGTAAAGTAA
- a CDS encoding S1C family serine protease has translation MKYFLSLLMCTSVLFAKESSKEKITLKNGSVITSKILKENESNIIIDVGSDLIKLDKNDIHSRKLVTEKKLVKTQSDQVEDIYTIGRRAVAPVKELVDRVNESVVMVKTPRGLGSGVIISDSGYLLTNYHVVERETQITVILYKKTNTAFEKIELKKVKIIALHPYRDIALLKLDLDEEKGLDLKPASFSPDYKVDPGNLIFAIGSPLGLERTVTQGIVSSNMRNLGQLRFIQTDTAINPGNSGGPMFNANGEVVGLVCAGSAQFQGLGFGIPMADIINFLTHRSAYLYDESQPQNGINYHQPPYIENKESK, from the coding sequence ATGAAATACTTTTTAAGTTTACTAATGTGCACAAGCGTACTTTTTGCCAAGGAGTCTTCTAAGGAAAAAATCACACTAAAAAACGGCTCTGTGATCACAAGTAAAATCCTCAAAGAAAATGAATCCAATATCATAATTGATGTGGGCAGCGACCTCATTAAGCTCGACAAAAATGATATCCATTCTCGCAAACTCGTTACTGAAAAAAAGCTGGTCAAAACTCAATCAGACCAAGTCGAAGATATTTACACTATTGGTCGCCGAGCAGTAGCACCCGTTAAAGAACTTGTCGATCGTGTGAATGAAAGTGTCGTGATGGTAAAAACACCTCGAGGCCTCGGCAGCGGTGTTATCATTTCTGATTCTGGATACTTACTTACTAACTACCACGTGGTTGAAAGAGAGACACAGATCACGGTCATTCTCTATAAAAAAACTAATACTGCCTTCGAAAAAATTGAGTTAAAAAAAGTAAAAATCATCGCTCTTCACCCCTACAGAGACATTGCTCTTTTAAAGCTCGACCTTGATGAAGAAAAAGGCCTCGACCTTAAACCTGCATCCTTCTCACCCGACTATAAGGTAGATCCAGGCAACCTCATTTTTGCCATTGGTAGTCCCCTTGGACTCGAACGTACCGTAACCCAAGGTATCGTTAGCTCAAACATGAGAAACTTGGGACAACTTCGTTTTATCCAAACCGACACAGCAATCAACCCAGGTAATAGTGGTGGACCTATGTTTAACGCCAACGGTGAAGTTGTAGGACTTGTTTGTGCGGGGTCCGCACAATTCCAAGGCTTAGGTTTTGGCATCCCCATGGCCGATATCATCAACTTTCTCACCCACCGTTCCGCATACCTCTATGATGAATCTCAACCTCAGAACGGCATCAATTATCACCAACCCCCTTACATCGAAAACAAGGAATCCAAATGA
- a CDS encoding acetyl-CoA carboxylase carboxyltransferase subunit alpha produces MENFVLEFEKPIIELKEKLSEIQEFGETNNIDMSKQIAELESQITSKSTEIFGSLTPWQRVQVARHPQRPYALDYLNIFASDFVELKGDRRFGNDEAIIGGFAKLRDGRKVMVIAQQKGRDLKERSLRNFGMAHPEGYRKALRLMQLADKVGCPIITIIDTPGAYPGIASEERHVGEAIAVNLLEMFKLRVPIISVVIGEGGSGGALGIGVANKVFIMENAYYSVISPEGCAGIIWKDGAKAPEAAAAMKISAGELLKLKVVDDIVKEPLGGAHKDHEVAGNALYEMISKELNDLSELSEQEILDQRYDRFREIGSFLEN; encoded by the coding sequence ATGGAAAACTTTGTACTAGAATTTGAGAAACCTATTATTGAGCTCAAAGAAAAACTTAGCGAAATTCAAGAATTTGGCGAAACTAACAACATCGATATGTCTAAACAGATCGCCGAGCTTGAATCCCAAATCACAAGTAAAAGCACTGAAATCTTTGGCTCGCTCACCCCCTGGCAACGCGTTCAAGTGGCTCGTCACCCTCAGCGCCCCTACGCTTTAGATTACTTAAATATTTTTGCATCAGACTTTGTTGAACTCAAAGGTGATCGTCGCTTTGGCAACGACGAAGCAATTATTGGCGGATTCGCTAAACTTCGCGATGGTCGCAAAGTTATGGTTATTGCTCAACAAAAAGGACGTGACCTCAAGGAAAGAAGCCTCAGAAACTTCGGCATGGCTCACCCAGAAGGTTACCGTAAAGCTCTACGTTTAATGCAACTTGCAGATAAAGTTGGCTGCCCAATTATCACAATTATTGACACACCTGGTGCGTACCCAGGTATTGCCTCAGAAGAACGTCACGTCGGCGAAGCTATCGCCGTTAACCTCTTAGAGATGTTCAAACTCCGCGTACCAATCATCTCTGTAGTCATTGGTGAAGGTGGATCCGGCGGAGCTCTTGGCATTGGCGTAGCAAACAAAGTTTTCATTATGGAAAACGCTTATTATTCAGTTATCAGCCCAGAAGGATGCGCAGGCATTATTTGGAAAGACGGCGCCAAAGCACCTGAAGCTGCTGCCGCAATGAAAATTTCTGCTGGCGAACTTCTAAAACTCAAGGTTGTCGATGACATTGTCAAAGAACCTCTTGGCGGTGCTCACAAAGATCACGAAGTTGCTGGCAATGCCCTCTACGAGATGATCAGTAAAGAACTTAACGATCTTTCTGAGCTCAGTGAACAAGAAATCCTTGATCAGCGCTATGATAGATTTAGGGAAATTGGATCTTTTCTAGAAAATTAA
- a CDS encoding L,D-transpeptidase family protein: protein MYWYYKYILVAAALIGIGLGVYKVLPQEWLKSSPSSPVEDNDSQEPAQTPTLESNQARTEKEKYTPTASSKNTNAVKTINKKTVVSSPKFSEKLKQGTELKNKGMLDSAYNILIEALEHSEPYSDDWIKAAQLISEINVYIYKNAVPSKRKQSHTVKSGQSLWDFAAENTTIRAVQISNKIPIESSVIHVNQVLTFFGGQWEIKASKSHYALQLLLDGKLFRFYNIGIGKDNRTPFGEFFISGKKREPSWKGYPFGHPENVLGTRWMRLTKISDGSNEGYGIHGTSEPESIGTASSLGCIRMRNEDVEELFNFIPDNKIKVTIED, encoded by the coding sequence ATGTACTGGTATTATAAATATATTTTAGTTGCGGCAGCACTTATTGGCATTGGCTTAGGGGTCTATAAAGTCTTACCCCAAGAATGGCTTAAAAGTAGCCCTTCTAGTCCCGTGGAAGACAATGATAGCCAAGAACCAGCTCAAACACCTACATTAGAATCTAATCAGGCTCGCACTGAAAAAGAAAAGTATACCCCCACTGCTTCTTCAAAAAATACTAATGCAGTAAAAACAATTAATAAAAAGACCGTTGTAAGCTCACCTAAGTTTAGCGAAAAACTCAAACAAGGCACTGAACTTAAAAATAAAGGCATGCTTGACTCTGCCTATAATATTTTAATCGAAGCCTTGGAACACTCTGAACCTTATTCAGACGATTGGATTAAGGCAGCTCAGCTCATTAGTGAAATCAACGTTTACATCTACAAGAATGCCGTACCTTCAAAACGCAAACAAAGTCACACAGTCAAAAGTGGCCAATCCCTCTGGGACTTTGCTGCAGAAAACACTACCATTCGCGCAGTACAAATTAGTAACAAAATCCCTATTGAATCATCAGTCATCCACGTCAACCAAGTCCTCACCTTCTTTGGAGGTCAATGGGAAATCAAAGCTTCTAAATCACATTACGCTCTTCAGCTTCTACTCGACGGGAAATTATTCCGCTTCTACAACATAGGAATTGGCAAAGATAACCGAACTCCATTTGGAGAATTTTTTATATCTGGAAAAAAACGCGAACCCAGCTGGAAAGGCTACCCCTTTGGCCACCCAGAAAATGTTTTAGGAACTCGTTGGATGAGACTCACAAAAATTAGCGATGGCTCAAATGAAGGCTATGGTATCCACGGAACAAGTGAACCTGAATCTATCGGCACTGCATCTAGTCTAGGTTGCATACGCATGAGAAACGAAGACGTTGAAGAACTTTTTAATTTTATACCTGACAACAAAATCAAAGTGACAATTGAGGACTAA
- a CDS encoding protein-disulfide reductase DsbD domain-containing protein, which produces MRLIPSLLLLLVTSFSAYAEKLVDAKIILPRSYAAPGQVRQIIIKTTVKKGWHIYWKNPGESGLAPSFTWHGDNYDIKKIHWPTPKAYTNAGILNNIYDGEVLFIADLLVKPGTKDGKIDIKADIDFLVCKESCIMQSVKVSSTIEVNSKNMIETMQIHPLLSKAMDLLPRTVAITNKDIKGNKFSLDLPNNLHNKELYFAFDEDGIVMKQGNQKEGQFNFTSNEKTELKGLIISKEGPSWRVKN; this is translated from the coding sequence ATGCGTTTAATACCTTCTCTATTATTACTTTTAGTAACAAGCTTTTCTGCCTATGCAGAAAAGCTTGTTGATGCTAAAATCATTCTCCCCCGCAGCTACGCGGCTCCTGGACAAGTACGACAAATCATCATAAAAACAACTGTAAAAAAAGGCTGGCACATTTACTGGAAAAACCCTGGTGAAAGCGGCTTAGCGCCAAGCTTCACTTGGCATGGCGACAATTACGATATAAAGAAAATCCACTGGCCAACTCCAAAAGCCTATACAAATGCTGGAATCCTTAATAACATCTATGATGGTGAAGTTTTATTCATTGCAGATTTACTTGTGAAACCGGGCACTAAAGACGGAAAGATAGACATCAAAGCAGACATAGATTTCCTCGTCTGCAAAGAGAGCTGCATCATGCAATCAGTAAAAGTATCAAGTACCATTGAGGTCAACTCAAAAAACATGATAGAAACTATGCAAATTCATCCTTTATTATCAAAAGCTATGGATTTGCTCCCTAGAACTGTCGCTATCACTAACAAAGACATTAAGGGAAATAAGTTTTCTTTAGATTTACCTAATAATTTACACAATAAAGAACTTTATTTTGCGTTTGATGAAGATGGCATCGTTATGAAACAAGGCAATCAAAAAGAAGGTCAATTCAATTTCACGAGCAATGAAAAAACTGAATTAAAAGGCCTCATCATCTCCAAAGAAGGCCCGTCGTGGAGAGTCAAAAACTAA
- a CDS encoding type II secretion system F family protein, producing the protein MAKFKYVAMDATGKEHKGIIEAESEADASAQLKQQSMIPTSITQESAAKKKKKKGAGGGMGAITLGTPKMTSKNLTVFTRQLATLLGAGLPMVRAIRTLAKQAKKDVILRQILTQIADSIEGGNGFSDALASQPKSFNKLYVNMIRAGEASGAMEAVLNRLAEFMEKSEKLKRKVKGALMYPCSVLFIAVCITWGLMTFIVPKFKEIFDDLLAGEPLPGLTEFVVQLSTFINTMWYIPLGTIVGAVFAFKAFKSTKGGSYAIDMVLLKMPPLGGMVTKVNTAQFCRVLSTLLGSGVAILNALEIVRNTTSNAVVAKAVQSVADSVKEGESVSKPLDQSGIFPLMMISMVEVGEETGAMPEMMLRVADIYEEEVDVAVDGLTSLIEPIMIVFLAVVVGGIVIAMFMPMIKLMQTM; encoded by the coding sequence ATGGCTAAGTTTAAATATGTAGCAATGGATGCTACTGGCAAAGAGCATAAAGGTATAATCGAAGCTGAAAGTGAGGCTGATGCAAGCGCTCAACTAAAGCAGCAAAGCATGATTCCCACATCGATAACTCAAGAGTCTGCTGCTAAAAAGAAAAAGAAAAAAGGCGCTGGCGGAGGCATGGGTGCCATCACACTTGGCACACCAAAAATGACCTCAAAAAATCTAACTGTTTTTACGAGACAGCTAGCTACACTCCTTGGTGCGGGGCTCCCAATGGTCCGCGCCATACGAACCCTCGCAAAACAAGCGAAAAAAGACGTTATACTCAGGCAAATATTGACTCAAATCGCCGACTCAATCGAAGGTGGCAACGGCTTCTCCGATGCTCTTGCCTCTCAACCTAAATCATTTAACAAGCTCTACGTAAACATGATCCGTGCTGGTGAAGCATCTGGTGCCATGGAAGCCGTACTTAACCGCCTTGCGGAATTCATGGAGAAATCAGAAAAACTCAAGCGAAAAGTTAAGGGTGCACTCATGTATCCTTGTTCAGTACTTTTCATTGCCGTATGTATTACTTGGGGTCTCATGACATTCATTGTCCCTAAGTTTAAAGAAATCTTCGACGACCTCCTTGCTGGTGAACCTCTCCCAGGATTAACTGAGTTCGTAGTTCAACTCTCCACCTTCATCAACACCATGTGGTACATCCCTCTTGGTACTATTGTAGGTGCTGTATTTGCCTTCAAAGCATTTAAATCAACGAAAGGCGGCTCCTACGCCATTGACATGGTCCTCCTCAAAATGCCCCCCCTCGGTGGCATGGTCACAAAAGTAAACACAGCCCAATTCTGTCGAGTCCTTTCGACTCTTTTAGGCTCAGGTGTAGCCATCTTAAACGCCTTAGAAATTGTAAGGAACACAACTAGTAACGCCGTTGTAGCTAAAGCAGTCCAAAGCGTTGCTGACTCTGTTAAAGAAGGTGAAAGTGTAAGTAAACCTCTTGATCAATCTGGCATATTCCCTCTAATGATGATTTCGATGGTAGAAGTTGGCGAAGAAACAGGTGCAATGCCTGAGATGATGCTTCGTGTAGCAGATATTTACGAAGAAGAAGTTGATGTTGCCGTAGACGGCCTCACCTCACTTATTGAACCTATAATGATCGTTTTCCTAGCCGTCGTCGTTGGTGGCATAGTTATTGCCATGTTCATGCCCATGATTAAACTCATGCAGACAATGTAG
- the mnhG gene encoding monovalent cation/H(+) antiporter subunit G, giving the protein MNLLVSIILIIGAAFTTIAAIGLIRFPDFYTRMHAATKAGAFGGTIILLLCAFCFGTLKITLIVLVNIIFFYFTAPVAAHMIARSAYINRIKQWKGGKADELEGKIPLKHKHKD; this is encoded by the coding sequence ATGAACCTACTCGTCTCAATCATCCTAATTATTGGCGCCGCCTTCACAACGATTGCCGCCATTGGCCTTATTCGTTTCCCCGACTTCTACACGCGTATGCACGCTGCCACAAAAGCTGGTGCTTTCGGAGGCACCATTATCCTCTTGCTTTGTGCATTCTGTTTTGGTACTTTAAAAATCACTCTCATTGTCTTAGTCAATATAATCTTCTTCTATTTCACTGCTCCAGTAGCTGCTCATATGATTGCGAGGTCCGCATACATCAATCGCATCAAACAGTGGAAAGGCGGCAAGGCCGATGAACTCGAGGGCAAAATCCCCTTAAAACACAAGCACAAAGATTAA
- a CDS encoding type IV pilus twitching motility protein PilT, with product MIEMHDLLQLVIDEGASDLHITVGVPPMLRINGSLNGLETAPLGPEDTERLMKSITSDKNRVAVSENGGADFGFAFGEQARFRVSVFKQKNTYAMVLRTISNALLTLEQIGLPPAIKDLLYTPRGLILVTGPTGSGKSTTLASMINVINNERDCHILTVEDPIEFYHPHKTSIVNQREIGPDVPSFGEALRRALRQDPDVILVGEMRDLETISAAVTAAETGHLVFGTLHTTGAAETVDRIIDVFPTDQQEQVRSQLAAGLVAVISQALLPKVGGGRVAAFEIMISTDSIKALIRDNKTFQVVSEIQTGQKYGMNTLDAHLLQLYEEEKITYADMITKCKDVQAINNNLNV from the coding sequence ATGATAGAAATGCATGACTTATTGCAGCTTGTTATCGACGAGGGAGCGAGTGACCTTCACATAACAGTTGGCGTACCGCCAATGTTGCGAATTAACGGATCATTAAACGGACTAGAAACAGCACCATTAGGACCTGAAGATACTGAAAGGCTGATGAAATCAATAACGTCCGATAAAAACCGTGTTGCAGTAAGTGAAAATGGCGGCGCCGACTTTGGCTTTGCATTTGGCGAACAAGCTCGATTCCGTGTTTCTGTTTTTAAACAAAAAAACACTTACGCAATGGTTTTACGTACGATCTCCAATGCACTTCTCACTCTAGAGCAAATCGGCCTCCCCCCAGCTATTAAAGACTTACTCTACACACCTCGAGGACTCATCCTCGTTACCGGCCCAACTGGTTCAGGTAAATCAACAACTCTGGCATCAATGATCAACGTCATCAATAATGAAAGAGATTGTCACATACTCACTGTTGAAGACCCTATAGAATTCTACCACCCCCACAAGACTTCGATTGTAAATCAACGAGAAATTGGCCCGGATGTCCCTTCTTTTGGAGAAGCTCTCAGACGTGCACTTCGTCAAGACCCCGACGTCATACTTGTCGGTGAAATGCGAGACCTAGAAACAATCTCTGCCGCTGTAACTGCCGCGGAAACAGGCCACTTAGTATTTGGAACTCTCCACACTACTGGTGCAGCTGAAACGGTAGACAGAATTATTGACGTCTTCCCCACCGACCAACAAGAACAAGTCCGCTCCCAGTTAGCGGCTGGCTTAGTGGCAGTTATCTCTCAGGCACTGTTACCTAAAGTTGGTGGAGGACGTGTTGCTGCCTTTGAAATTATGATTTCTACCGACTCAATCAAGGCACTCATTCGAGATAACAAAACTTTCCAGGTTGTATCAGAGATTCAAACTGGCCAAAAATACGGCATGAACACCCTCGATGCTCACCTCCTCCAACTCTATGAGGAAGAGAAAATCACTTATGCTGACATGATCACTAAGTGTAAAGATGTACAAGCAATCAACAACAACCTCAACGTTTAA
- the thiD gene encoding bifunctional hydroxymethylpyrimidine kinase/phosphomethylpyrimidine kinase, which translates to MINKLNTCLTIAGADSGGEAGVQADLQVFNYFNCHALSVLSATTAQSYSRVLSVNPVGITAFEDQLEVVFSDFQPACIKTGMLVDGEYINVFLERKPSSAQLVVDPLMMSTSGTELLEKSAWGVMRDLLIPSANMVTPNFPELRFLLGIDEVMCGEEMVQRYFDLVQVPVYLKGGHNAEAPSIDFFIDESGLWSLKTDELEIKASHGTGCRVSSALTAGLSNGLSGLQAAINTKKYLHQSLKSYKALSDGQYVMAPFSSSLDQVNVEIEKLV; encoded by the coding sequence GTGATAAATAAACTTAATACATGCCTTACTATTGCGGGAGCGGATAGTGGTGGTGAAGCTGGTGTTCAGGCGGATTTACAAGTGTTTAATTATTTCAATTGTCATGCCTTATCAGTCCTGTCAGCGACTACGGCTCAGAGTTACTCGCGAGTTTTATCAGTGAACCCAGTGGGTATTACGGCCTTTGAGGATCAATTGGAGGTGGTGTTCTCTGATTTTCAGCCAGCTTGTATCAAAACGGGGATGTTGGTGGACGGAGAGTATATCAATGTTTTTTTGGAGAGAAAGCCTTCAAGTGCACAATTGGTGGTTGATCCCTTGATGATGTCGACCTCTGGGACCGAATTGTTAGAGAAGAGTGCTTGGGGAGTGATGAGGGATTTATTAATACCTTCGGCTAATATGGTGACGCCTAATTTTCCTGAGCTTCGATTTTTGCTAGGTATCGATGAAGTGATGTGTGGAGAAGAAATGGTGCAGAGGTATTTCGATCTGGTTCAAGTTCCAGTGTATTTAAAGGGTGGGCATAATGCAGAGGCTCCATCAATAGACTTTTTTATCGATGAGAGTGGTTTGTGGTCCTTGAAGACTGATGAACTTGAGATCAAAGCGAGTCATGGTACGGGTTGTCGAGTTAGCTCTGCTTTAACGGCGGGTTTGAGCAATGGTTTGAGTGGGCTTCAGGCTGCCATAAACACAAAAAAGTATTTACATCAATCTTTGAAGAGCTATAAAGCTCTCTCAGATGGCCAGTATGTGATGGCGCCATTCAGTAGTAGCTTAGATCAAGTTAATGTTGAAATTGAGAAGTTAGTTTAG
- a CDS encoding monovalent cation/H+ antiporter complex subunit F, translating into MGDLQIFPWALMSAYVLLISALGIATWRLIYGPSLFDRVVAMDLISAVVMCIAAVFALETQNPVFLEISVAIAVVTFLGTIAFARYLEDEEEE; encoded by the coding sequence ATGGGTGATCTTCAAATTTTCCCATGGGCTCTTATGTCTGCCTATGTCTTGCTCATATCTGCCCTCGGCATTGCCACTTGGCGGTTAATTTATGGCCCGAGCCTTTTTGACCGTGTGGTTGCGATGGATCTCATTTCTGCCGTAGTCATGTGCATTGCCGCCGTATTTGCTCTCGAAACACAAAACCCGGTGTTTCTTGAAATCTCTGTGGCCATTGCCGTCGTGACCTTCTTAGGTACGATTGCCTTTGCTCGCTACTTAGAAGACGAGGAAGAAGAATGA
- a CDS encoding PfkB family carbohydrate kinase, translating to MYAEIAQVLNSIGQPKILIVGDLMLDEFLSGSVNRISPEAPTPVIAYQDSNCQLGGAGFTSNVLAQLNADVEICAVTGDDETRNKVIQLLDSINVKHRCLISDDSRPTTRKQRVMAQDNDISSGQQQILRIDYESKAPISSAIEDRIINFIDQNGKNFDAIIISDYQKGVLTERVLKHLCSASQYTTVIADPAKGAPIERYKGITAMKPNRHECEAAVGFSISTQEEVIRAGKILLEKAELDYTLISLDTDGIFYINRQHDYLFVPTQPLQVYDVAGAGDSVISIMALLSKANIAPRYLLETANAAAGIMISQQSPKHISREDLVHRMVVDKDDFNKKIKSIDELEIILKSSSTKNKSIYFTNGYYDNVSRERILYLEKLNEFDGIRIVAINSDISIKNQGHEPQLRENDRLRLLQMFDCIDYILIFDDTDCKQVLERLKPDYFLKGKNFEGKAIAEAAILEKINCQIKFIDIYS from the coding sequence ATGTACGCTGAAATCGCTCAAGTTTTAAATTCTATAGGTCAACCCAAAATCCTTATTGTCGGGGATCTTATGCTCGACGAATTTTTAAGTGGTTCAGTTAATCGTATCTCACCCGAAGCCCCAACCCCTGTCATTGCCTACCAAGATAGTAACTGTCAACTCGGCGGCGCCGGCTTCACCTCAAACGTCTTGGCTCAGCTCAATGCTGACGTGGAAATTTGCGCCGTAACTGGTGACGACGAAACTCGTAATAAAGTCATCCAATTACTCGACTCAATCAATGTTAAACACCGCTGCCTCATAAGTGATGATTCTAGGCCCACTACCCGTAAACAACGAGTCATGGCTCAAGATAATGATATTTCATCGGGACAACAACAGATCTTGCGCATTGATTATGAATCAAAAGCTCCCATCTCTAGCGCAATTGAAGATCGAATTATTAATTTTATCGACCAAAATGGAAAAAACTTTGATGCCATCATCATTTCTGACTACCAAAAAGGTGTACTAACCGAGAGAGTTCTAAAACACTTATGTTCTGCGAGTCAGTACACCACCGTCATTGCGGACCCCGCAAAAGGCGCCCCCATAGAGCGCTACAAAGGTATCACTGCCATGAAGCCCAACCGTCATGAATGCGAAGCTGCAGTAGGTTTCTCTATATCAACACAAGAAGAGGTTATTCGTGCGGGCAAGATCTTACTCGAAAAAGCTGAACTTGATTACACTCTAATCAGCTTAGATACAGATGGGATTTTTTATATTAACCGTCAACATGATTACCTATTTGTTCCCACTCAACCCCTACAAGTTTATGATGTTGCTGGAGCTGGCGATAGTGTCATCTCTATCATGGCTCTACTCTCAAAAGCCAATATTGCTCCACGCTACCTACTGGAAACTGCCAACGCGGCCGCTGGTATTATGATTTCTCAGCAAAGCCCAAAACACATAAGTCGCGAAGACCTCGTCCATCGCATGGTCGTTGATAAAGACGACTTCAATAAAAAGATTAAAAGCATTGATGAACTTGAAATCATCCTCAAATCATCCAGCACCAAAAACAAGAGCATCTACTTCACTAATGGTTACTACGACAACGTTTCACGCGAACGCATTCTTTACCTTGAAAAACTCAATGAGTTTGATGGTATTCGCATCGTTGCCATTAACAGTGATATATCGATTAAGAATCAAGGCCACGAACCTCAACTTAGAGAAAACGATCGCTTGCGCTTGCTGCAAATGTTTGATTGTATTGACTACATCCTTATCTTTGATGACACCGACTGCAAGCAAGTTTTAGAGCGTTTAAAACCCGACTATTTCCTCAAAGGTAAAAATTTCGAGGGCAAGGCAATTGCCGAAGCAGCAATCCTAGAAAAGATTAATTGTCAAATAAAATTTATCGACATCTATTCTTAG